A genome region from Magnolia sinica isolate HGM2019 chromosome 8, MsV1, whole genome shotgun sequence includes the following:
- the LOC131253730 gene encoding putative receptor-like protein kinase At3g47110, translated as MDLPPMNLWAFWSFLFLSSCLFGSSANFSNETDRLSLLNFKHLITEDPLNSLSSWNHTLHFCHWQGVTCGGRLHPQRVTALNLTGQKLVGPISPFIRNLTFLRRIELANNSFNGRIPEEMGRLFRLQYLMLTNNTFTGEIPANLSHCSELKSLFLYGNHLTGRIPTELGSLSKLTKLVIHVNSLTGSIPPSLGNLSSLIWLYLSYNSLEGSIPDDLRRLVSLEVLAIAVNELSGTIPPQLYNLSSINVLDVRWNRLHGNLPPNIGLTLPNLQGLCAAGNQFTGPIPVSLSNASGLAVINLAKNSFSGSVPLNFGSLKDLSRLRLWGNELGIGKAHDLSFLNSLINCSSLQVLDVGFNRFSGALPDSVANLSTQLRVLMLDNNMIFGSIPSGIQNLIGLTVLDVGHNFLTGTIPISVGMLNKVERLYFNRNELSGQIPSSLSNISRLYILTLSGNNLMGRIPSSLGNCVYMQLIYLYNNNLSGTLPKQLFNLTSLIEFHVENNSFTGSLPLEAGSLNALGRFIISNNKLSGEIPSSLGNCLSLEYLQLDGNFFLGSIPLSFSSLRGLRSLDLSRNNLSGEIPKYLEKLIFLQYLNLSFNNFEGELPKQGIFGNASQVSVLGNSKLCGGIQELQLPPCSSQASKKQGIKSRKKPSPLPSAEDPLVKVSYAELFKATDGFSSANLIGAGSFATVYKGILHHFGTMVAMKVFNLQQQGALRSFMAECEALRNIRHRNLVKILTCCSSIDFKGNDFKALVYEYMPSGSLETWLHKDSHDQLTRSLKFTQRLNIAIDVASALDYLHNHCETSIIHRDLKPSNILLDDDMIAHVSDFGLARFLSEVAQTSSLGMKGSIGYIAPGNNFIYFLIYTHTSTPDSQSICLLETGPVTKLGVSVVCM; from the exons AACGAAACTGATCGGCTTTCTTTACTGAATTTCAAACATCTGATAACTGAAGATCCTCTCAATTCCTTGAGCTCATGGAATCATACTCTCCACTTCTGTCACTGGCAAGGAGTCACATGCGGTGGTCGCCTCCATCCTCAAAGGGTCACCGCCTTGAACCTCACAGGCCAGAaattggtgggacccatatctCCCTTCATACGGAACCTTACCTTCCTCAGGAGAATCGAACTCGCGAATAACAGCTTCAACGGGCGGATTCCTGAAGAGATGGGCCGTTTGTTCCGCTTGCAGTATCTCATGCTGACTAATAACACATTCACCGGAGAAATTCCAGCAAATCTCTCCCACTGTTCGGAACTTAAATCCCTTTTTCTCTATGGAAACCATCTCACAGGGAGGATTCCAACTGAACTTGGCTCTCTATCGAAGCTCACCAAACTGGTCATTCATGTCAACAGTCTTACAGGAAGCATCCCACCTTCACTTGGGAACCTTTCGTCTCTCATTTGGCTTTATCTCTCATATAACAGTCTGGAGGGCAGCATTCCAGACGACCTTCGTCGGTTGGTGAGCTTAGAGGTGCTCGCTATAGCTGTAAATGAACTGTCGGGTACGATTCCGCCTCAGCTATACAATCTCTCCTCTATTAATGTTTTGGACGTGAGATGGAACAGATTGCATGGAAATCTTCCACCTAACATAGGCCTCACTCTTCCTAATCTCCAAGGCCTCTGTGCTGCAGGAAACCAATTCACTGGACCCATACCagtttcattatccaatgcttcCGGACTTGCAGTTATTAACCTTGCTAAAAATAGTTTTAGCGGATCTGTGCCTCTGAATTTTGGAAGCCTCAAGGATCTCTCTAGGTTACGTTTGTGGGGCAATGAACTTGGAATTGGAAAAGCTCATGACTTGAGTTTTCTCAATTCTTTGATCAATTGCAGCAGCTTACAAGTACTGGACGTGGGCTTTAACCGGTTCAGCGGTGCATTGCCTGACTCAGTTGCTAATCTTTCGACCCAACTGAGAGTACTAATGTTAGACAATAACATGATATTCGGAAGCATACCATCTGGGATTCAGAATCTAATCGGCTTAACAGTACTGGATGTAGGGCATAACTTTCTGACAGGTACAATTCCCATCAGTGTTGGGATGCTTAACAAGGTGGAGAGACTCTACTTTAACAGAAACGAATTATCAGGGCAAATTCCTTCTTCCTTGAGTAACATCTCCCGATTGTACATACTCACCTTATCTGGAAACAACCTAATGGGGAGAATCCCTTCAAGCCTTGGAAATTGTGTATATATGCAGTTGATATACCTCTATAATAATAATCTTAGCGGTACCTTACCCAAACAACTTTTCAACCTTACCTCTTTGATCGAATTCCATGTTGAAAATAACTCTTTTACTGGTAGTCTGCCACTGGAAGCTGGTTCCTTGAATGCTCTTGGAAGATTCATTATTTCTAATAATAAGTTATCAGGCGAAATTCCAAGCTCACTAGGCAATTGTCTCAGCCTAGAGTATCTCCAGTTGGATGGGAACTTCTTTCTAGGATCAATTCCTCTATCATTTAGTAGTCTAAGAGGCCTTCGATCCCTGGATCTTTCACGCAATAACTTGTCTGGAGAGATTCCAAAATATCTAGAGAAGCTTATTTTTCTGCAGTATCTAAATCTGTCTTTCAATAATTTCGAGGGTGAATTACCAAAACAAGGGATCTTCGGAAATGCCAGTCAAGTTTCAGTACTCGGAAATAGTAAGCTCTGTGGGGGTATTCAAGAATTACAATTGCCTCCATGCTCTAGCCAAGCTTCCAAGAAACAAGGGAT AAAGTCGAGAAAGAAGCCTTCTCCTTTGCCTTCTGCAGAGGATCCTTTAGTGAAAGTGTCTTATGCAGAGCTCTTTAAAGCAACAGATGGGTTCTCTTCTGCCAATTTGATCGGGGCCGGCAGTTTTGCTACTGTATATAAAGGGATTCTACATCACTTTGGGACTATGGTTGCAATGAAAGTCTTCAACCTTCAACAGCAAGGAGCTCTAAGGAGCTTCATGGCTGAATGCGAAGCCTTGagaaacattaggcatcggaatctTGTTAAGATTTTAACTTGTTGCTCAAGCATTGATTTTAAGggcaatgattttaaagctcTAGTTTATGAGTACATGCCCAGTGGAAGTCTAGAGACGTGGTTGCACAAAGATAGTCATGATCAGCTGACAAGGAGCTTGAAGTTTACTCAAAGGCTAAACATTGCTATAGATGTGGCTTCTGCACTAGATTATCTGCATAATCATTGCGAAACGTCAATCATTCATCGCGATTTAAAACCGAGCAacattcttcttgatgatgatatgattgcTCATGTGAGTGATTTTGGGCTAGCCAGGTTCTTATCTGAAGTTGCTCAAACTAGTTCGCTTGGAATGAAGGGATCTATTGGGTACATTGCTCCAGGTAACAATTTTATCTATTTccttatatacacacacaccagtACCCCGGACTCCCAGTCTATTTGCTTGTTGGAGACTGGACCTGTGACCAAACTAGGGGTCAGCGTggtgtgtatgtaa